From one Triticum urartu cultivar G1812 chromosome 3, Tu2.1, whole genome shotgun sequence genomic stretch:
- the LOC125544310 gene encoding uncharacterized protein LOC125544310 isoform X3, with translation MAAAVHVYLLRQPPPRVPPPPSAASSTRSLLLAVALPPLRSSLRVGTCQLPSDPCWPSRPTTCSLSTMKPSPSMDVVDPSTGKHGWSRWRSSPEHYALKASTTPPRAQVQSSPELQIQMKAQCCIVDWHIRGNQQTIKLQMISPRSGRLVEVHSETFIR, from the exons ATGGCGGCCGCCGTCCATGTCTACCTCCTCCGTCAGCCTCCTCCTCGAGTGCCCCCTCCTCCGTCTGCCGCCTCGTCAACCCGGTCTCTTCTCCTCGCCGTGGCGCTCCCCCCTCTCCGCTCCTCCCTCCGCGTCGGCACCTGCCAACTACCCAGCGACCCCTGCTGGCCCTCTCGTCCGACCACCTGCTCGCTGTCAACCATGAAGCCCTCCCCCTCCATGGACGTCGTCGACCCAAGCACTGGGAAGCACGGGTGGTCAAGGtggaggagctcgccggagcactACGCGCTCAAGGCGTCCACAACACCTCCACGTGCTCAAGTccagagctcgccggagcttcAGATCCAGA TGAAGGCTCAATGCTGCATTGTTGACTGGCACATCAGGGGCAACCAGCAGACCATAAAATTACAAATGATTTCTCCGCGGAGCGGAAGATTGGTGGAGGTCCATTCGGAAACGTTTATAAG ATGA
- the LOC125544310 gene encoding uncharacterized protein LOC125544310 isoform X2, whose amino-acid sequence MAAAVHVYLLRQPPPRVPPPPSAASSTRSLLLAVALPPLRSSLRVGTCQLPSDPCWPSRPTTCSLSTMKPSPSMDVVDPSTGKHGWSRWRSSPEHYALKASTTPPRAQVQSSPELQIQMKAQCCIVDWHIRGNQQTIKLQMISPRSGRLVEVHSETFISVLCQMMAE is encoded by the exons ATGGCGGCCGCCGTCCATGTCTACCTCCTCCGTCAGCCTCCTCCTCGAGTGCCCCCTCCTCCGTCTGCCGCCTCGTCAACCCGGTCTCTTCTCCTCGCCGTGGCGCTCCCCCCTCTCCGCTCCTCCCTCCGCGTCGGCACCTGCCAACTACCCAGCGACCCCTGCTGGCCCTCTCGTCCGACCACCTGCTCGCTGTCAACCATGAAGCCCTCCCCCTCCATGGACGTCGTCGACCCAAGCACTGGGAAGCACGGGTGGTCAAGGtggaggagctcgccggagcactACGCGCTCAAGGCGTCCACAACACCTCCACGTGCTCAAGTccagagctcgccggagcttcAGATCCAGA TGAAGGCTCAATGCTGCATTGTTGACTGGCACATCAGGGGCAACCAGCAGACCATAAAATTACAAATGATTTCTCCGCGGAGCGGAAGATTGGTGGAGGTCCATTCGGAAACGTTTATAAG CGTGTTGTGCCAGATGATGGCAGAGTGA
- the LOC125544310 gene encoding uncharacterized protein LOC125544310 isoform X1, translated as MAAAVHVYLLRQPPPRVPPPPSAASSTRSLLLAVALPPLRSSLRVGTCQLPSDPCWPSRPTTCSLSTMKPSPSMDVVDPSTGKHGWSRWRSSPEHYALKASTTPPRAQVQSSPELQIQMKAQCCIVDWHIRGNQQTIKLQMISPRSGRLVEVHSETFIRFGYFPLTSSILSTNVHSEYSYLCIYGINNTACCAR; from the exons ATGGCGGCCGCCGTCCATGTCTACCTCCTCCGTCAGCCTCCTCCTCGAGTGCCCCCTCCTCCGTCTGCCGCCTCGTCAACCCGGTCTCTTCTCCTCGCCGTGGCGCTCCCCCCTCTCCGCTCCTCCCTCCGCGTCGGCACCTGCCAACTACCCAGCGACCCCTGCTGGCCCTCTCGTCCGACCACCTGCTCGCTGTCAACCATGAAGCCCTCCCCCTCCATGGACGTCGTCGACCCAAGCACTGGGAAGCACGGGTGGTCAAGGtggaggagctcgccggagcactACGCGCTCAAGGCGTCCACAACACCTCCACGTGCTCAAGTccagagctcgccggagcttcAGATCCAGA TGAAGGCTCAATGCTGCATTGTTGACTGGCACATCAGGGGCAACCAGCAGACCATAAAATTACAAATGATTTCTCCGCGGAGCGGAAGATTGGTGGAGGTCCATTCGGAAACGTTTATAAGGTTTGGTTATTTTCCTTTAACATCTTCTATCCTTTCCACCAATGTCCATTCGGAGTACTCATATCTTTGTATCTATGGGATTAATAATACAGCGTGTTGTGCCAGATGA